One segment of Clostridium ljungdahlii DSM 13528 DNA contains the following:
- a CDS encoding sensor histidine kinase → MDTCLNPVISQMFKKLKLKLTFLNVGVFFILFLTFNVVIYLYAKSNIYFSIDKNLLISRDMIQRNMPQNSSYLSTLDPRVIAIVRDKSGKVILDTHINIFYRANQEYIKPTKVDQLYDINFKRFHFRSIAFSAQLKSETVMVQLLRNTNSEIEFLKNLLKIIIWGSIIVLLVCTLAGNLLAKRSMVPIVKAWEKQKRFVGDASHELRTPLTVIQAQLELVIRNSEDKIITKSENLGIALSETRRLSKLVADLLILTRSDSDAVEIDKKTVNMYLLIKKITDIYAEAADMEDKQVKTDLEKNLIVNCDEERIKQLMVILLDNAIKYTYRGGNIQVVLTQKDNKCIIYVKDDGIGIKSEEKELVFERFYRGDKSRNRETGGAGLGLSIAKWIVQKHEGTINIFENIPRGTVVEVVLKNNFS, encoded by the coding sequence TTGGATACATGTTTAAATCCAGTGATAAGTCAAATGTTTAAAAAGCTGAAATTAAAGCTTACATTTTTAAATGTAGGGGTATTTTTTATACTTTTTTTAACATTTAATGTTGTTATTTACTTATATGCTAAATCTAATATATATTTCTCAATAGATAAAAATTTGCTGATTTCAAGAGATATGATTCAAAGAAATATGCCACAAAATAGTTCTTATTTATCTACATTAGATCCAAGGGTGATAGCCATAGTACGTGACAAAAGTGGAAAAGTTATTTTGGATACTCATATAAATATATTTTATAGGGCAAATCAGGAATATATCAAACCAACTAAGGTGGATCAATTATATGACATAAACTTTAAACGGTTTCATTTCAGAAGCATAGCATTTTCAGCTCAACTAAAGAGTGAAACAGTAATGGTTCAGCTGCTTAGAAATACAAATTCAGAAATAGAATTCTTAAAGAATTTGTTAAAAATAATAATATGGGGAAGTATTATTGTACTTTTAGTTTGTACGCTAGCTGGAAATCTTCTTGCTAAAAGGAGTATGGTTCCAATAGTTAAGGCATGGGAAAAACAAAAGAGGTTTGTGGGGGATGCTTCCCACGAGCTCAGGACACCCCTTACCGTAATACAGGCACAGTTGGAGTTGGTTATTAGAAATTCAGAGGATAAGATAATAACTAAAAGTGAAAATTTAGGAATAGCCTTATCGGAAACAAGAAGGTTATCAAAACTGGTAGCTGATTTGCTCATTCTTACCCGTTCTGATTCTGATGCAGTAGAAATAGATAAAAAAACTGTAAATATGTATTTGCTCATTAAAAAAATAACTGATATATATGCTGAAGCTGCAGATATGGAGGATAAGCAGGTAAAAACTGATTTAGAGAAAAATTTAATTGTAAACTGTGATGAAGAAAGAATTAAGCAGCTAATGGTAATTCTTTTGGATAATGCTATTAAATATACTTATAGAGGAGGAAATATACAGGTTGTTCTTACCCAAAAAGATAATAAGTGCATCATTTATGTAAAAGATGATGGTATTGGTATAAAAAGTGAGGAAAAAGAATTAGTATTTGAAAGGTTTTATAGAGGTGATAAGAGTAGAAATAGAGAAACAGGTGGTGCAGGTCTTGGACTTTCTATAGCTAAATGGATAGTACAAAAACATGAAGGAACTATAAATATTTTTGAAAATATACCTAGAGGAACGGTTGTAGAAGTAGTTTTAAAAAATAATTTTAGTTAA
- a CDS encoding HlyD family secretion protein, whose amino-acid sequence MKRKKIALVLALTITTGLFSGCSKNFVLTGDKIVKQQSDHLTVQGDIETKEININSKAAGKITAIKVAEGDSIKNGQVLITIDNSSLIAKEAQSKAQIDAATEQMKAAQAAKSSAQAQLQKAQNGARPEEIDEAKSQYDLAKSTYDRINALYSKGYAAKEDLDKAQTDMEVAQNQYDVAKDGSRPEDIAALQAQVSQADATIQGYQAQIKQAEGGQDEVQSYINDTTITAPADGVVNQLNVEVGELVSTGMPLLVMTNTVAPWVECDIKETDLSKVKLNEEVPVKIPAYPNQKFKGKIVRINKDADFAVKRATNDNGDFDIVSYGIKVELIDMNKPLHAGMTAFVDFGKK is encoded by the coding sequence ATGAAAAGAAAAAAAATTGCATTAGTATTAGCTCTAACAATTACAACAGGTTTGTTTTCAGGATGTAGTAAGAATTTTGTTTTGACAGGAGATAAAATAGTAAAACAGCAAAGTGACCACTTAACTGTTCAAGGAGACATAGAGACTAAAGAAATAAATATAAATTCTAAAGCTGCAGGAAAAATAACAGCTATAAAGGTAGCTGAAGGTGACAGCATAAAAAACGGACAAGTTTTAATAACTATAGATAATAGTTCGCTAATTGCAAAAGAAGCTCAATCAAAAGCTCAAATCGATGCAGCTACTGAACAAATGAAAGCAGCACAAGCAGCAAAATCATCAGCACAAGCACAACTTCAGAAGGCTCAAAATGGAGCAAGACCGGAGGAAATTGATGAAGCCAAATCTCAATATGATTTAGCGAAATCTACATACGATAGGATAAATGCACTGTATAGTAAAGGCTATGCAGCTAAAGAAGATTTAGATAAGGCTCAAACAGATATGGAGGTGGCACAAAATCAATATGATGTTGCTAAAGATGGATCAAGACCTGAAGATATAGCCGCATTACAAGCACAAGTAAGTCAAGCAGATGCAACAATACAGGGATATCAAGCCCAAATTAAACAAGCTGAAGGTGGGCAAGATGAAGTGCAAAGTTATATAAATGATACAACAATAACAGCACCGGCAGATGGAGTTGTAAATCAGTTAAATGTAGAGGTTGGTGAACTTGTATCTACAGGAATGCCTCTTCTTGTAATGACAAATACAGTTGCACCCTGGGTTGAATGTGATATAAAAGAAACAGATCTTTCAAAAGTGAAGTTAAATGAAGAAGTGCCTGTGAAAATTCCTGCTTATCCTAATCAAAAGTTTAAAGGTAAAATAGTTAGAATTAATAAGGATGCTGATTTTGCAGTTAAAAGGGCAACAAATGATAATGGGGATTTTGATATAGTGTCCTATGGGATTAAAGTTGAATTAATTGATATGAATAAACCACTTCATGCTGGAATGACAGCCTTTGTTGATTTTGGAAAGAAGTGA
- a CDS encoding efflux RND transporter periplasmic adaptor subunit, whose amino-acid sequence MKKMIVGIVLVAVVAVGGFLVYKNVSAKKSAQNVNSQFARGKVTVKDITQSVSGSGSVQASQSEVFKAAGKDTVASVLVNNNQIVSTGDELVTFTNGSAPIVADMSGVISAVNVNVGDNVNEGTPLVTMFNNTNLLTTISVDETDVTKLKVGQKADIKLNAFPDTKFTGTVTSISQQGQYSNGVSNFDVSVYFDDVQNIKVGMSTEVSITTDSKNNVLAIPVEAVRDINGGKYVLVYDGNKTSMKKVELGISDGKSVEVTNGLVAGEEVQLPQVKSSTTSSSTKGMGSFQMMRGSGGGNRQSGSQGSSSRSSN is encoded by the coding sequence ATGAAAAAAATGATTGTTGGCATAGTACTAGTGGCGGTAGTTGCAGTTGGAGGCTTCTTGGTATATAAAAATGTATCAGCTAAGAAGTCAGCTCAAAATGTGAATTCTCAGTTTGCTAGGGGAAAGGTAACTGTAAAGGACATTACACAGTCTGTATCCGGTTCGGGAAGTGTTCAAGCATCTCAAAGTGAAGTATTCAAAGCAGCAGGTAAAGACACGGTTGCATCTGTACTTGTAAATAATAATCAAATAGTCAGTACAGGAGATGAACTTGTGACATTTACTAATGGAAGTGCGCCTATAGTGGCAGATATGAGTGGAGTTATAAGTGCTGTAAATGTTAATGTAGGAGATAATGTAAATGAAGGTACTCCACTTGTAACTATGTTTAATAATACAAATCTTCTTACAACTATATCTGTGGATGAAACGGATGTAACGAAGTTAAAGGTAGGACAAAAGGCTGACATAAAATTAAATGCTTTTCCTGATACCAAATTTACAGGAACAGTTACAAGTATAAGTCAGCAGGGACAATACTCAAATGGAGTATCAAATTTTGATGTATCAGTATATTTTGATGATGTTCAAAATATTAAAGTTGGAATGTCTACAGAAGTATCGATAACTACAGATTCTAAAAATAATGTACTTGCAATACCGGTAGAAGCAGTTAGAGACATTAATGGTGGAAAATATGTACTTGTGTATGATGGTAATAAAACATCTATGAAGAAAGTAGAACTTGGTATAAGTGATGGAAAGTCAGTTGAAGTAACTAATGGATTGGTAGCAGGAGAAGAGGTTCAACTCCCACAAGTTAAAAGTTCTACTACAAGCTCTTCAACGAAAGGAATGGGAAGCTTCCAGATGATGAGAGGTTCTGGCGGAGGAAATAGACAATCTGGTTCTCAAGGAAGCAGCAGTAGAAGCAGTAACTAA
- a CDS encoding MerR family transcriptional regulator — translation MEYTVQKLAHMAGVSARTLRYYDEIGILKPAKINSSGYRIYGQNEVDRLQLILFYREFGIKLENIREIITSPDFDRVKALREHRKKLLEKRIELDLLISNVENTIKSMEGRIVMSDREKFEGFKKKLIDGNERKYGEEIRKKYGDEIVDKANSNLKNMTPEEYEEVTGLENEILETLSKAYKTGNPAGELAQRAASLHAKWISFYWGNYNKEAHAGIAKMYVEDERFKAYYDKKQPGTAEFLRDAVLVYTGIKK, via the coding sequence GTGGAATATACAGTGCAGAAATTAGCCCATATGGCGGGTGTCAGTGCGCGGACTCTTAGATATTACGATGAAATTGGAATTTTAAAGCCGGCAAAAATCAATTCATCAGGATATCGCATTTATGGTCAAAATGAGGTCGATAGACTTCAGCTAATACTCTTTTATAGGGAATTTGGCATAAAGCTTGAAAATATCAGAGAGATTATAACCTCTCCTGATTTTGACAGGGTTAAAGCACTGAGAGAACATCGCAAAAAGCTTCTTGAAAAAAGAATTGAACTGGATTTATTGATTTCTAATGTTGAAAATACAATTAAATCTATGGAAGGGAGAATTGTAATGAGTGATAGAGAAAAATTTGAAGGATTCAAGAAAAAACTTATTGATGGCAATGAAAGAAAATATGGAGAAGAAATTAGAAAAAAATACGGAGATGAAATTGTAGATAAAGCAAATAGCAATCTTAAAAATATGACACCTGAGGAATATGAAGAGGTAACTGGACTTGAAAATGAAATACTTGAAACACTGAGTAAAGCCTATAAAACAGGTAATCCTGCAGGTGAACTGGCTCAAAGGGCTGCTTCTCTCCATGCAAAGTGGATAAGTTTTTATTGGGGAAATTACAATAAAGAAGCTCACGCAGGTATTGCTAAAATGTATGTAGAGGATGAAAGATTTAAAGCGTATTATGACAAAAAACAGCCAGGGACAGCAGAGTTTTTAAGAGATGCAGTTTTAGTTTATACTGGAATTAAAAAATAA
- a CDS encoding MarR family winged helix-turn-helix transcriptional regulator: protein MNEENEVAELLSDYYESWFKINEIYRIWSKKHGIQDTVMFILYVIEVSPCCSQNEICDKLCLPKQTVSLILSRLEKKGYISRKLDPEDRRNKVVSFTEQGSKYAKEILEQLKASEVEALSNMSQEQRRTMVESFCLLSDLLTKSLSK from the coding sequence ATGAATGAAGAAAATGAAGTTGCTGAGCTATTAAGTGATTATTATGAATCCTGGTTTAAAATTAATGAAATTTATCGTATCTGGTCAAAAAAGCATGGTATTCAGGATACGGTTATGTTTATTTTATATGTAATAGAAGTTTCTCCTTGCTGCAGTCAAAATGAAATTTGTGATAAATTATGCCTGCCAAAACAGACGGTTTCTTTAATATTATCCCGCCTTGAGAAAAAAGGATATATTTCTAGAAAATTAGATCCTGAAGACCGCAGAAATAAAGTAGTCAGCTTCACAGAACAGGGAAGTAAATATGCAAAAGAGATATTAGAACAGCTTAAAGCATCGGAGGTAGAAGCTCTCAGTAATATGTCTCAAGAGCAAAGAAGGACTATGGTGGAAAGTTTCTGCTTGTTATCTGATTTATTAACCAAAAGCCTTTCTAAATAA
- a CDS encoding response regulator transcription factor produces the protein MKILVVEDDKLISQSIKNSLKDYYSIDTALDGEEGLYMAEQNIYDLIILDIMLPSLNGDEILKSLRKNGVSTPILLLTAKDSLEDKINGFKIGADDYISKPFHIEELKVRIEALLRRSGALINENILKCGNLKIDIKIRELSINNEKVNLQAKLFDLMEYLINNKGTILTKEQIFDRVWGFESDTAINIVEVYMHKLRKTLVEHGCDGEIKTVRGIGYMFKSSDKSNV, from the coding sequence ATGAAAATACTTGTAGTAGAAGATGATAAACTTATTTCTCAAAGTATAAAAAACAGCCTTAAAGATTATTACAGTATAGATACTGCCTTGGATGGAGAAGAAGGACTCTATATGGCAGAACAAAATATATATGACCTTATAATTTTAGATATAATGCTCCCAAGTTTAAATGGAGATGAAATACTTAAAAGTCTGCGGAAAAATGGAGTAAGTACGCCAATACTATTGCTTACCGCAAAGGATTCTCTGGAAGATAAAATAAATGGCTTTAAAATAGGTGCTGACGATTATATTTCAAAGCCATTTCATATAGAAGAGCTAAAAGTGAGAATTGAGGCATTACTTAGAAGAAGTGGAGCACTGATAAATGAAAATATATTGAAATGTGGAAACTTAAAAATCGACATCAAAATTAGAGAATTATCAATAAATAATGAAAAGGTAAATTTACAGGCTAAACTATTTGATCTTATGGAGTATCTAATAAATAACAAAGGAACTATACTCACTAAAGAGCAGATATTTGATAGAGTGTGGGGTTTTGAATCAGATACTGCCATAAATATTGTAGAGGTATATATGCACAAATTGAGGAAAACATTAGTTGAACACGGTTGTGATGGAGAAATAAAAACTGTAAGGGGAATTGGATACATGTTTAAATCCAGTGATAAGTCAAATGTTTAA
- a CDS encoding ABC transporter permease: MVGLLGSACVFTIFVIFCKYFGLPYRGSVEAGVMLTILFCIGMTFVGVLLSILFNGKQIDAVGLAGPVAITLFLVGYTFPTVAMPDIAPIIAKYIPFYYYAIPLRDLTLIGGSFQDNLSNIFWLTKFMIFMWVVTFLLYKMKEAKRLRNIRINEKNSIINSQDEEVIT, from the coding sequence ATGGTTGGACTTCTGGGATCAGCTTGTGTTTTTACTATATTTGTAATTTTTTGTAAATATTTTGGTTTACCTTATAGAGGGTCTGTTGAAGCAGGAGTTATGTTAACTATTCTCTTTTGTATTGGAATGACATTTGTGGGAGTACTTTTAAGTATCTTGTTTAATGGAAAGCAGATAGATGCAGTAGGACTAGCAGGCCCAGTAGCAATAACTCTATTTTTGGTTGGATACACATTTCCAACTGTAGCTATGCCTGATATTGCTCCTATAATAGCTAAATATATTCCATTTTACTACTATGCCATACCTCTAAGAGATTTAACACTTATAGGCGGAAGTTTTCAAGATAACTTATCTAATATATTCTGGCTTACTAAATTTATGATTTTTATGTGGGTGGTTACATTCCTTTTATATAAAATGAAAGAGGCTAAAAGGCTTAGAAATATTAGAATAAATGAGAAAAATAGTATCATCAATAGTCAAGATGAAGAGGTGATAACATAA
- a CDS encoding DMT family transporter, with amino-acid sequence MEWIYLIGAIILETIGTTCMKMSDGFTKLLPALGTILTYGLCFVLFSISLKKIPVSVAYAIWSAAGTTIISVIGIFIFKENISILKVLSIFFIILGVVGLNFSGVSH; translated from the coding sequence TTGGAATGGATTTATCTAATTGGAGCTATTATACTTGAAACAATAGGAACAACTTGTATGAAGATGTCTGATGGATTTACAAAATTACTGCCAGCTTTAGGAACAATTCTAACGTATGGCTTGTGCTTTGTACTTTTTTCAATATCTTTAAAAAAGATACCTGTGAGTGTGGCATATGCTATATGGTCAGCTGCAGGAACTACTATTATATCAGTAATAGGAATTTTTATTTTTAAAGAAAATATAAGTATTTTAAAAGTTTTGTCTATATTTTTTATTATATTAGGAGTTGTAGGATTAAACTTTAGCGGCGTTAGTCACTAA
- a CDS encoding ABC transporter permease: MKETILKFKYMITPILMLFIIGIGGAIVLALEFSAHSLSQIPTIIVDHDNSLLSQSFVRELRTNSTFNIVAYSQIDNDVKDLIDKGDIAVGFIIPKNFSKDLTDGKNPNIMVVYDGAQMAMTASSKTKIAQILGTIKSAYLINVAEDQLGLMPEVAKNYINPIGYNYRLIGNPTQNMFNFFIPGFSINTIQVGMIIVVILLIKKVIAIKKYGLKVLWLDFWDQLVFLLYL, from the coding sequence ATGAAAGAAACAATATTAAAATTTAAGTATATGATAACTCCTATCTTAATGCTTTTTATAATTGGCATTGGGGGGGCTATTGTTTTAGCACTTGAATTTAGTGCTCATTCACTTAGTCAAATTCCAACTATTATTGTAGATCATGATAACTCTTTATTATCTCAATCTTTTGTTAGGGAACTAAGGACAAATTCAACATTTAATATAGTTGCATATAGCCAAATTGATAATGATGTTAAAGATTTAATAGACAAAGGAGACATAGCTGTAGGATTTATTATTCCTAAAAATTTTTCAAAGGATCTAACTGATGGAAAGAATCCCAACATTATGGTTGTTTATGATGGGGCACAAATGGCCATGACTGCTTCTAGTAAAACAAAAATTGCACAAATTCTAGGTACCATTAAATCAGCATATTTAATAAATGTAGCAGAGGATCAACTTGGATTAATGCCAGAAGTAGCTAAAAATTATATCAATCCTATAGGTTACAATTATAGACTTATAGGAAATCCTACTCAAAATATGTTTAATTTTTTCATTCCAGGATTTTCAATCAATACTATTCAGGTTGGAATGATTATAGTTGTAATTTTATTAATAAAAAAGGTAATAGCTATAAAAAAATATGGATTAAAGGTATTATGGTTGGACTTCTGGGATCAGCTTGTGTTTTTACTATATTTGTAA
- a CDS encoding ABC transporter permease — MNFFQTVKLAIKNIRSNKLRSILTMIGIIIGISSVIVLVGMGSGSTKNITSQVESLGTNLIVANTFSSGTKQLTLDDMDNIKKLNGVDEMAPIISSSTSVKVGENSQNTAVTGTTSNFSQIRSMNVAEGRFIADLDVDYRSKVAVLGSDIAQQLYGLTDPVGKNITIKGSTYTVVGELKSQGNSMGSNTDDMVIIPITTAISLAGNRNVSTMYIKASNDNNVDYVTNEVDNYLTNFFKSTDKNHTVMSQKQLLDTMSSITNTLTYLLGGIAAISLIVGGIGVMNVMLVSVSERTKEIGIRKALGGSRKDILIQFLIEALVLSSLGGVIGVLFGLGIGWLVSTLGMSVTFSLPIIAVAFSFSLIVGVVFGIFPAYKASKLKPIDALRFE, encoded by the coding sequence ATGAACTTTTTTCAAACGGTAAAGCTTGCTATAAAAAATATAAGAAGCAATAAATTGAGATCTATCCTTACTATGATAGGTATAATTATAGGAATATCATCTGTAATAGTACTTGTTGGTATGGGAAGTGGATCTACAAAGAATATAACTTCTCAAGTTGAATCACTTGGAACTAATCTTATTGTAGCTAATACATTCAGCAGTGGAACTAAGCAGTTGACTCTTGATGATATGGATAATATAAAGAAGCTTAATGGTGTAGATGAAATGGCTCCTATTATATCTTCCAGTACTTCGGTTAAAGTAGGAGAAAATTCGCAAAATACCGCAGTAACCGGAACTACCAGCAACTTTTCTCAAATAAGGAGCATGAACGTTGCAGAAGGAAGATTTATAGCCGACCTTGATGTGGATTATAGAAGTAAAGTAGCTGTTTTAGGGTCAGATATAGCACAACAGCTGTACGGACTTACAGATCCTGTTGGAAAGAATATAACTATAAAGGGAAGTACTTATACGGTAGTAGGTGAGCTAAAATCTCAGGGAAATTCTATGGGAAGTAATACAGATGATATGGTGATTATACCAATAACTACTGCTATATCTCTTGCAGGAAATAGAAATGTAAGTACCATGTATATAAAAGCTTCTAATGACAATAATGTTGATTATGTAACAAATGAAGTTGACAATTATCTTACGAATTTCTTCAAGTCAACGGATAAAAACCATACGGTTATGAGTCAAAAACAGCTTCTTGACACAATGAGTTCGATAACAAATACTCTGACTTATCTGCTTGGAGGAATAGCTGCAATATCTTTAATTGTAGGGGGCATAGGAGTAATGAATGTTATGCTTGTATCTGTATCGGAGCGTACAAAGGAGATAGGCATAAGAAAGGCACTGGGTGGTTCTAGAAAGGACATACTGATTCAATTTCTTATTGAGGCACTTGTACTAAGTTCTCTTGGAGGAGTAATAGGGGTATTATTTGGACTTGGAATAGGATGGCTTGTATCAACTCTTGGAATGTCAGTTACCTTCTCTCTGCCTATAATTGCAGTAGCATTTTCTTTCTCCCTTATAGTTGGAGTTGTATTTGGTATATTCCCGGCATATAAGGCTTCAAAACTCAAGCCAATTGATGCACTCAGATTTGAATAA
- a CDS encoding ABC transporter ATP-binding protein: MIDIKNVCKYYTMGDTVVKALDDINLSIDENEFISIIGPSGSGKSTLMNILGCLDIPDSGSYIFDNVNVENASENELSLIRNKQIGFIFQNFNLLPKLNAVENVEVPLLYRGINQKECRKLALDYLEKVGLKGREHHKPNQLSGGQQQRVAIARALVGSPKIILADEPTGALDSKTSAELMEFIKELHKKGQTIILITHDPNVAKQAERIITIRDGKLYA; this comes from the coding sequence ATGATAGACATTAAAAATGTATGTAAATACTATACCATGGGAGATACAGTAGTAAAGGCATTGGATGATATAAATTTAAGTATAGATGAAAATGAATTTATATCTATTATAGGACCTTCAGGATCAGGAAAATCAACTCTTATGAATATACTAGGATGCTTGGATATACCTGATTCCGGAAGCTATATATTTGATAATGTAAATGTAGAAAATGCAAGCGAAAATGAGTTAAGCCTAATTAGAAACAAGCAGATAGGTTTTATATTTCAAAATTTTAATTTATTGCCTAAGTTAAATGCAGTAGAAAATGTAGAAGTTCCCCTTTTATATAGAGGAATAAACCAAAAGGAATGTAGAAAGTTAGCATTAGACTATCTAGAGAAGGTGGGGCTTAAAGGAAGAGAACATCATAAACCAAATCAGTTATCTGGAGGACAGCAGCAGAGAGTAGCTATCGCAAGAGCTTTAGTAGGAAGTCCAAAGATTATCTTAGCTGATGAACCAACAGGTGCACTGGATAGTAAAACAAGTGCTGAGCTTATGGAATTTATCAAAGAACTCCATAAAAAGGGACAAACTATAATACTTATAACTCATGATCCTAATGTGGCTAAACAAGCTGAGAGAATCATAACTATAAGAGATGGTAAATTATATGCATAG
- a CDS encoding MarR family winged helix-turn-helix transcriptional regulator, translating into MNKKDTDLIKIDPMELTFGVTDEIIKISDLINKIGEEGYKKFELTQVQFKVLYYLYLCGDEGSTSSTLSKKLGVKKPSVTTLIDRMTLKGIVLRQENKNDRRYTKITITEDGKKILAEILPDKENIIVSLLGVLPEEQMQILHESLVKIRQRLTNRFL; encoded by the coding sequence ATGAATAAGAAAGATACCGATTTAATTAAGATTGATCCAATGGAGTTAACTTTTGGGGTAACTGACGAGATTATTAAAATATCAGATTTAATAAATAAAATTGGTGAAGAAGGCTATAAAAAGTTTGAATTAACACAGGTACAATTCAAAGTTCTGTATTACCTATATTTATGTGGTGATGAAGGAAGTACTTCATCTACTCTTAGTAAGAAATTAGGAGTAAAGAAACCTAGTGTAACAACTTTAATTGATAGAATGACATTAAAAGGAATTGTTCTACGACAGGAAAATAAAAATGATAGGAGATATACAAAGATTACTATAACAGAAGATGGGAAGAAAATTTTAGCTGAGATATTACCAGATAAAGAAAATATTATAGTGTCTTTATTAGGTGTTTTACCAGAAGAACAGATGCAAATTCTACATGAATCACTTGTAAAAATTAGACAACGTTTGACTAACAGGTTCTTATAA